Proteins from a single region of Hydra vulgaris chromosome 12, alternate assembly HydraT2T_AEP:
- the LOC101239002 gene encoding sorting nexin-25 isoform X2, with product MNWNEVCSMLKSLKKSNIFSISCVSICAVLYSVGWLQLLISWLMIILIMIFSLISGLALVLCRGKHREPPAPSLLQEEQAVSEFLNRMAKSYNKHYYKHRIVISKDLDNTIQQVIDLVIHDFCLSWFRDVGKDETAFVEILNKELWTVIENLIIRLNEVDSLNFLCNSLVMVLHNHFHDLRLSDARQFPGQTKPFLLHPCLKDHESEVKYLRLCADCLLVTLLPESDSNCLPMRYAIREVLANFIFLATAESICDPDYINQTLVIYLEDKEKSTETQKQQYAYAETYEEFIKMINTTSDIETLKQIRYHTIAEIMQATVIHNSKNITEHDGISKSGKKNKKEALQDRNLKRYINQCRVSKLQCEKRIRQLGGPDYRVYGLGQGKPFQANNEQESPRRGFGTKSSKVLAFNDIMDNSLARSFFMLYLQRNEKENLLGIWIAIEKFRLTPISKQLQSANEIFQEYVTPSADKAIKFNSKLVRGMEEFIYGNGDPEVFYEAQKEVYSIMEESIYPEFVLSHDYTQFVCQLESAMDDMRAQLGEDLEMQLDWSDGLNFKERRNAEALRAAMPSNIEERNDFAVRSLKILDQKINAKTQALELLKRALPVDVQEVEKLVFEIDHLNTERRHLEFHIERTDLWCEMLGRWKASIVSVQNKTDEESNPIFVICVSCDEREQSEPKPSSAGWVICRTLNDFKNLHDKIRECCNWMSKELPVSSKKWYHRKLVAENLETLKESLQEYLDIILADERLSHSDEIYIFLIPSPDHLRVQSSKNRSIGEIKTPLSLIKTIKGSIQNISFPDIFISDGADGNEMEPGVEENSIDRKDSIAEPLYTLIGELFELKGVFKLLRKTLISFVQVTFGGTINRHLREFVGWLLSEPMLIYYIDNFKQSMWPKGKLAPYPPPRTDLEKLRTREHAKEKVMKSIPDVLQNLVGKRNSRLGFLKLFEAFQDFRSNKHLFYMVLELIIVTICPEIKNDDVFQNTK from the exons atgaactGGAATGAAGTGTGCTCgatgttaaaaagtttgaaaaaatcaaatattttttccatttcttgTGTTAGTATTTGTGCTGTTTTATATTCAGTTGGTTGGCTTCAACTCCTAATTTCCTGGTTgatgataattttaataatgatatttagTTTGATATCAGGCTTAGCTTTAGTACTGTGTAGAGGAAAACACCGTGAACCTCCTGCTCCAAGTCTTTTACAAGAAGAACAAGCAGTATCTGAATTCCTAAATCGAATGGCCAAAAGCTATAACaaacattattataaacatCGTATTGTAATTTCGAAAGATTTAGACAATACAATTCAACAAGTTATAGATTTAGTAATTCATGACTTTTGTTTATCATGGTTTAGAGATGTTGGTAAGGATGAAACAGCCTttgtagaaattttaaataaagagttGTGGACAGTTATTGAGAATTTAATAATTCGTCTTAATGAAGttgatagtttaaattttttatgcaacaGTCTTGTGATGGTACTTCATAATCACTTTCATGATTTAAGGTTATCAGACGCAAGGCAATTTCCTGGACAAACTAAACCTTTTCTTCTTCACCCTTGTTTAAAAGATCATGAATctgaagtaaaatatttacgACTATGTGCAGACTGTCTTCTTGTAACATTGTTACCTGAAAGTGATTCTAATTGTCTACCAATGAGATATGCCATACGGGAAGTATTAGCTAATTTTATTTTCCTTGCTACTGCAGAATCTATTTGTGATCCTGATTATATTAACCAAACCTTGGTTATTTATCTTGAGGATAAAGAAAAAAGTACTGAAACacaaaaacaacagtatgcatATGCTGAAACATATgaggaatttataaaaatgattaatacaACATCAGATATTGAAACACTAAAGCAAATTAG gtATCATACTATTGCAGAAATTATGCAGGCTACTGTTATCCACAACTCTAAGAATATTACAGAGCATGATGGTATATcaaaaagtggaaaaaaaaacaaaaaagaagccCTTCAAGATCGCAATCTTAAGCGCTACATAAACCAATGTAGAGTATCAAAACTACAATGCGAAAAGCGCATTAGACAACTTGGTGGCCCTGATTATCGTGTTTATGGATTGGGCCAAGGGAAACCTTTTCAAGCCAATAATGAACAAGAATCTCCCAGAAGAGGTTTTGGCACAAAATCCAGTAAAGTTCTTGCATTTAATGATATTATGGATAACAGTTTGGCAAGGagtttttttatgctttatttgcaaagaaatgaaaaagaaaatcttttggG gatTTGGATAGCAATTGAAAAATTTAGACTTACACCAATATCTAAACAACTTCAAAGTGCAAATGAAATATTCCAAGAGTATGTAACACCTTCTGCTGATAAAGCTATTAAGTTTAATTCAAAGCTTGTTAGAGGGATGGAAGAGTTTATTTATg GAAATGGAGATCCAGAGGTGTTTTATGAAGCTCAAAAAGAGGTTTACTCAATAATGGAAGAAAGTATTTATCCTGAGTTTGTTCTCAGTCATGACTATACACAGTTTGTATGCCAGTTAGAATCTGCTATGGATGATATGCGTGCACAGTTAGGTGAAGATCTTGAAATGCAATTAGACTGGAGTGATGGACTGAACTTTAAAGAAAGg agaaatgCTGAAGCTTTGCGAGCAG CCATGCCTAGCAATATAGAGGAGCGAAATGATTTTGCAGTTAGATCATTGAAGATACTGgatcaaaaaattaatgcaaag aCTCAAGCACTTGAACTTTTGAAGCGAGCTTTACCTGTTGATGTTCAG gaagTTGAAAAACTTGTATTTGAAATTGACCACTTAAACACTGAACGAAGACATTTGGAGTTTCACATTGAAAGAACAG ATCTTTGGTGTGAGATGTTGGGACGTTGGAAAGCAAGTATTGTCAGTGTACAG aataaaacaGATGAAGAAAGTAATCCAATATTTGTCATTTGTGTATCTTGTGATGAAAGAGAACAGAGTGAACCAAAACCGTCTTCAGCAGGATGGGTAATTTGCAGAACACTTAACGATTTTAAGAATCTACATGACAAGATTCGAGAg tGTTGCAACTGGATGAGCAAAGAGCTTCCTGTATCATCCAAAAAATGGTATCATCGAAAGCTGGTTGCTGAAAATTTAGAGACTTTGAAAGAATCATTGCAGGAGTATCTTGAT aTTATTCTTGCTGATGAGCGACTATCTCACAGTGACGAAATTTATATCTTCCTTATACCTAGTCCAGATCACTTGCGTGTTCAATCCTCTAAGAATCG ttctatTGGCGAGATAAAGACaccattatctttaataaagacTATTAAAGG gtcgattcaaaacatttcttttCCTGATATTTTTATATCCGATGGTGCTGACGGCAACgaaatg gaACCTGGAGTTGAAGAAAA TAGCATTGATAGAAAAGATTCAATTGCTGAACCACTGTACACACTTATTGGAGAACTATTTGAACTCAAAGGAG TGTTTAAACTTCTTCGAAAGACATTGATTTCATTTGTGCAAGTAACATTTGGAGGGACTATAAACAG ACATTTGCGCGAATTTGTTGGTTGGCTATTATCTGAACCAATGTTGATCTATTACATCGATAACTTCAAACAGTCCATGTGGCCTAAAGGCAAACTCGCTCCATATCCACCACCAAGAACAGATCTT GAAAAATTAAGAACTCGTGAACATGCTAAAgaaaaagttatgaaaagtATACCAG atgttctTCAAAATCTGGTAGGAAAGCGTAACAGTAGGTTGGGATTTTTAAAG